In Aciduliprofundum sp. MAR08-339, a single window of DNA contains:
- a CDS encoding CopG family transcriptional regulator, producing MSSRITSLRIDERDYELIEQAATALGIKASDFIRMAIRKELANYGLISGMEAKILGGNLKRQI from the coding sequence ATGTCTAGTAGAATCACTTCCTTAAGAATTGACGAAAGGGACTACGAGCTTATTGAGCAGGCAGCTACAGCCTTGGGGATAAAGGCCAGTGATTTCATAAGGATGGCTATTAGAAAAGAGCTTGCAAATTATGGGCTTATATCTGGAATGGAGGCAAAGATACTGGGGGGTAATTTAAAGAGGCAAATTTAG